In the genome of Pseudoglutamicibacter cumminsii, one region contains:
- a CDS encoding M3 family metallopeptidase: MTYLTQPSGLPYDFPDFSTVTPELLRDSVRAGIKAQEEAVAAIVNNTDEPTFANTFEAFELSSEGLHRAAAVAFHLFSADATEPIQAVEAEITAMVAAHQDAMTLYPGLYARMQQVDAGALEGEQARLVEVTMRSFRASGAELDAEGQEKLKGLNAQLTDLQTEFGRLAMQNLVDAAPTLTEAEATGLSPARLEATRHAAQTAGADGHRVSLVLPTVQPDEAILTTAEGRKKLHEASSQRASDGKSSAIAAQIAALRVERARLLGFETHAEEILSLRSETSVSAINDLLAQLAKPALANAASEDARIAETLGLEPLSPEVPVAPWDRARGLSLVDSQSDGVDAELLQQHLELDTVLTEGVFRAAGLVYGLSFTERNDLPLPHPDARIWEVFEENGDAIGLFVGDFFARDTKRGGAWMNELAQGARAANSRPIICNTLNIPKPTGGNPALCTWDEVITLFHEFGHALHGLLSAAQYPSLAGTNVGRDIVEFPSQVNEMWAVHPEVLPHYTKHAHTGEPLPAEQIEKLTAISTWGEGFSTSEYLAASILDLAWHQRTGTDVEADPAGFEASALRNAGFNPNSIESRYKTGYFQHIFAGGYSAGYYCYIWSEILDADAVEWFKEQEDIRAAGQLFRDEFLARGNTRDALESYRAFRGRDARIDPLLERRGLKA, from the coding sequence ATGACTTATCTCACACAGCCAAGCGGGCTGCCATACGATTTCCCTGACTTCTCCACAGTCACACCGGAGCTGTTGCGCGACTCGGTTCGTGCGGGAATCAAGGCTCAAGAAGAAGCCGTCGCCGCCATCGTGAACAACACTGACGAGCCGACGTTCGCTAACACGTTCGAGGCCTTTGAGCTCTCGAGCGAGGGCCTGCACCGTGCCGCCGCTGTCGCGTTCCACCTGTTCTCTGCCGATGCGACCGAGCCGATCCAAGCTGTTGAAGCTGAGATCACTGCCATGGTTGCGGCACATCAGGACGCAATGACGCTCTATCCGGGCCTGTACGCCCGGATGCAGCAGGTCGATGCTGGCGCGCTTGAAGGCGAACAGGCGCGCCTCGTTGAGGTCACAATGCGGTCCTTCCGCGCAAGTGGCGCGGAACTTGATGCTGAAGGCCAGGAAAAGCTCAAAGGCTTGAATGCTCAGCTCACTGATCTGCAGACCGAGTTTGGTCGCCTCGCGATGCAGAACCTCGTGGACGCAGCGCCTACCCTCACGGAGGCGGAAGCCACGGGCCTCTCCCCTGCACGACTTGAAGCGACCCGCCACGCCGCTCAGACCGCAGGCGCTGATGGCCACCGCGTCTCGCTCGTGCTGCCAACCGTTCAGCCAGATGAGGCGATCCTTACCACCGCTGAAGGTCGTAAGAAGCTGCATGAGGCTTCCTCTCAGCGCGCATCGGACGGCAAGAGCTCGGCCATCGCCGCGCAAATCGCCGCGTTGCGCGTCGAGCGCGCCCGGTTGCTCGGTTTTGAGACGCACGCCGAAGAGATTCTGTCTCTGCGCTCGGAAACCTCGGTCTCTGCGATCAACGATCTGTTGGCTCAGCTGGCCAAACCTGCGCTCGCGAACGCGGCTAGCGAGGATGCACGCATCGCTGAAACGCTCGGCCTCGAGCCTCTGTCCCCCGAGGTTCCTGTGGCGCCGTGGGACCGTGCACGCGGGCTCAGCCTGGTTGATTCGCAGTCCGATGGGGTTGACGCGGAACTACTGCAACAGCACCTTGAACTCGACACAGTTCTGACCGAAGGTGTTTTCCGTGCAGCTGGATTGGTCTATGGGTTGAGCTTCACCGAGCGCAACGACCTGCCGCTTCCGCACCCGGACGCCCGCATCTGGGAAGTTTTCGAGGAAAACGGAGATGCGATCGGCCTGTTCGTCGGAGACTTCTTTGCGCGTGACACCAAGCGTGGTGGTGCCTGGATGAACGAACTGGCGCAAGGAGCACGTGCCGCAAATTCACGACCGATCATTTGCAACACGCTCAACATTCCTAAGCCAACCGGCGGGAACCCTGCATTGTGCACGTGGGATGAAGTCATCACGTTGTTCCACGAGTTCGGGCACGCGCTCCATGGCCTCTTGAGTGCCGCCCAGTACCCGTCGTTGGCTGGCACCAACGTGGGGCGCGATATCGTCGAGTTCCCATCCCAGGTCAACGAGATGTGGGCGGTGCACCCGGAGGTTCTCCCCCACTACACGAAGCATGCTCACACGGGGGAACCGCTTCCTGCCGAGCAGATCGAGAAACTCACCGCGATCAGCACGTGGGGCGAAGGATTCTCGACGAGTGAATATCTAGCCGCATCGATTCTGGACCTCGCGTGGCACCAGCGCACCGGGACCGATGTCGAGGCTGATCCGGCCGGGTTCGAAGCCTCAGCATTGCGTAATGCCGGCTTCAACCCGAACTCGATCGAGTCTCGCTACAAGACCGGCTACTTCCAGCACATCTTCGCTGGCGGCTATTCGGCCGGCTATTACTGCTACATCTGGTCGGAGATCCTTGATGCCGATGCGGTCGAATGGTTTAAGGAGCAAGAGGACATCCGTGCCGCTGGCCAGCTATTCCGCGACGAATTCCTGGCCCGCGGCAACACCCGCGATGCCCTGGAGAGCTACCGCGCATTCCGTGGACGCGACGCCCGCATCGACCCGCTGCTTGAGCGCCGCGGTCTGAAGGCGTAG
- the pdxS gene encoding pyridoxal 5'-phosphate synthase lyase subunit PdxS: MNAQPNQQAARVRRGLADHLTGGVIMDVVTPEQARIAEAAGAKAVMALERVPADIRAQGGVSRASDPDMIVGIQEAVSIPVMAKVRIGHFVEAQVLEALDIDFIDESEVLSPADYENHVDKFAFKAPFVCGATNLGEALRRINEGAAMIRSKGEAGTGDVSNATGHMRKIRAEINRLTSMAEDELYVAAKELQAPYDLVVEVAREGKLPVPLLTAGGIATPADAAMMMQLGADGVFVGSGIFKSGNPEARAAAVVKATANYNDPKVIADVSRGLGEAMVGLNVDEIPVHHRLEERGW; the protein is encoded by the coding sequence GTGAACGCACAACCGAACCAGCAGGCAGCTCGTGTCCGCCGTGGGCTTGCTGACCATCTGACTGGCGGCGTCATCATGGACGTCGTGACCCCTGAACAGGCTCGCATCGCTGAAGCCGCGGGCGCTAAGGCCGTTATGGCTCTCGAACGCGTGCCTGCCGACATTCGTGCCCAGGGCGGTGTCTCGCGTGCATCGGATCCCGACATGATCGTTGGTATCCAGGAAGCAGTATCGATTCCGGTCATGGCGAAGGTCCGCATCGGACACTTCGTGGAGGCCCAGGTGCTGGAAGCCCTCGACATCGACTTCATCGATGAATCCGAGGTTCTCTCCCCAGCGGACTACGAGAACCACGTGGACAAGTTCGCGTTCAAGGCGCCATTCGTGTGCGGCGCGACCAACCTCGGAGAGGCGCTGCGTCGCATCAACGAAGGTGCAGCGATGATTCGCTCCAAGGGTGAAGCTGGAACCGGCGACGTTTCCAACGCAACCGGCCACATGCGCAAGATCCGCGCCGAGATCAACCGCCTCACCTCGATGGCTGAAGACGAACTGTATGTTGCCGCGAAGGAACTGCAGGCGCCATACGACCTCGTCGTCGAGGTCGCCCGCGAAGGCAAGCTTCCGGTTCCGCTGTTGACGGCTGGCGGCATCGCAACCCCAGCAGATGCAGCCATGATGATGCAGCTGGGCGCAGACGGCGTGTTCGTAGGCTCCGGTATCTTCAAGTCCGGCAACCCAGAAGCCCGCGCGGCTGCAGTGGTCAAGGCAACCGCGAACTACAACGATCCGAAGGTGATCGCTGACGTATCCCGCGGTCTCGGCGAAGCCATGGTTGGCCTCAACGTCGACGAGATCCCAGTGCACCACCGCCTCGAAGAGCGCGGCTGGTAA
- the pgsA gene encoding phosphatidylinositol phosphate synthase, with protein MLDRYARGFFTALFRPLVRTLARAGATPNLVTVLGSVGAAVSAVALYSWGQLFWGTVAITLFIFSDMIDGQLARYLDQQAEAGHGQARSTADRALGNFLDSSLDRLVDFAIFGTLAFWWFTGGGRPMFGTAALVLMAAGGLVSYVRAKAEALGFDAAVGFVERSERLVVVLVLTGFTGLGLNSWWWFGGVVAVCGGSVLTIGQRIATVVSQARAGHASAQTRR; from the coding sequence ATGCTTGATCGGTATGCCCGCGGATTCTTCACGGCGTTGTTTCGCCCGCTCGTGCGTACTCTGGCACGCGCGGGCGCAACACCGAACCTGGTCACCGTACTAGGTTCGGTCGGCGCCGCTGTTTCCGCGGTCGCTCTGTACAGCTGGGGTCAGCTGTTTTGGGGCACGGTCGCGATCACGCTGTTCATCTTTTCCGACATGATCGATGGCCAGCTTGCTCGCTACCTCGACCAACAAGCAGAAGCAGGGCACGGTCAAGCCCGCTCCACGGCAGACCGTGCCCTGGGCAACTTCCTCGATTCGTCCCTGGATCGGCTGGTTGATTTCGCTATTTTCGGTACGCTCGCGTTCTGGTGGTTTACCGGCGGCGGGCGCCCGATGTTCGGCACTGCCGCGCTGGTCCTCATGGCTGCTGGTGGGCTGGTTTCTTATGTGCGGGCTAAAGCCGAGGCGCTGGGCTTCGATGCCGCGGTGGGTTTCGTGGAACGTTCCGAACGTTTGGTCGTCGTGCTGGTGTTGACCGGTTTCACGGGATTGGGTTTGAACTCGTGGTGGTGGTTCGGAGGAGTTGTCGCCGTGTGCGGCGGCTCGGTCCTGACGATCGGGCAACGCATCGCCACAGTGGTTTCCCAGGCCCGGGCCGGCCATGCATCGGCACAGACGCGCCGGTGA
- a CDS encoding HIT family protein — MPEPEQPQQDHDAEVTDDFELASASDRLGRLWTPYRMAYVEKGQDQVKDEHTCPFCSGPQRSDQEALIVYRGEHCFVNLNLYPYNPGHMMVIPYRHVPMYTDITPEETAEMGALAQKAMRVAAHVSKPDGFNLGMNQGQAGGAGIAAHLHQHVIPRWNGDTNFFPIIAESKAIPVVLGDTLRLMKQGWDEVN, encoded by the coding sequence ATGCCTGAGCCTGAACAGCCTCAACAGGATCACGACGCCGAGGTCACCGACGACTTCGAGCTCGCTTCAGCCTCTGACCGACTAGGCCGTCTATGGACTCCATACCGGATGGCCTACGTCGAGAAGGGTCAGGATCAAGTCAAGGACGAGCATACGTGCCCGTTCTGCTCTGGCCCCCAACGCAGCGACCAGGAAGCGCTCATCGTCTACCGCGGCGAGCATTGCTTCGTGAACCTCAACCTGTACCCGTACAACCCGGGGCACATGATGGTCATCCCGTACCGTCACGTGCCGATGTACACCGACATCACTCCGGAAGAGACAGCTGAGATGGGTGCGCTCGCGCAGAAAGCGATGCGGGTTGCCGCCCACGTCTCGAAACCCGATGGCTTCAACCTCGGGATGAATCAGGGTCAGGCCGGTGGCGCTGGCATCGCGGCTCACTTGCATCAGCATGTGATCCCGCGGTGGAACGGCGACACCAACTTTTTCCCGATCATCGCTGAGTCCAAAGCGATCCCGGTGGTTCTCGGAGACACGCTCCGTCTCATGAAGCAGGGCTGGGACGAGGTCAACTAG
- the thrS gene encoding threonine--tRNA ligase, giving the protein MADSLNLTIDGQAREVEQGTTGLDLFKDQKTTVVMRINGELWDLHREVPADAVVESVDISSPDGLNVLRHSTAHVMAQAVQELYPEAKLGIGPYITDGFYFDFDVDEPFTPEDLKAIEKRMLRIVNQTQSFRRETVTSEQAREALKDEPYKLILLSKADEAATSGEGMSVEIGEGDITLYDNIDRKTGDVIWRDLCRGPHLPNTKIISNAFALTRSAAAYWLGNENNKQLQRIYGTAWPTKQELKEYQERLAEAERRDHRRLGTELDLFSFPDELGSGLPVFHVKGGIIKREMEDYVRDRHVAAGFDYVGTPHISRAGLFHTSGHLPYYADTMFPPLTVDAEHDEDGNVTKPGQEYRLKAMNCPMHNLIYKSRGRSYRDLPLRLFEFGHVYRYEKSGVIHGLTRVRGFAQDDSHSYVTKEQAPEEVRHLIEFMLSLLRDFGMDDYYLELSTRDEDSDKFIGSDEQWEEATRILEEVAISTGVDLVPDPGGAAFYGPKISVQARDAIGRTWQMGTVQYDFNQPARFELEYQAADGTRQEPVMIHAAKFGSIERFMGVLTEHYAGAFPAWLAPVQVRAIPVADVFNDYLAEVVDRLKAEGIRAELDDSHDRFPKKIRNASKEKIPFTLIAGGEDQEANAVSFRYRDGSQDNQVPVDEAIERIVKHVRERINTDHA; this is encoded by the coding sequence ATGGCTGATTCCCTGAACCTCACGATCGACGGACAGGCGCGGGAGGTGGAACAGGGAACAACTGGACTCGACCTGTTCAAAGACCAAAAAACCACCGTGGTGATGCGCATCAACGGCGAACTGTGGGACCTCCACCGCGAAGTACCAGCCGACGCCGTCGTCGAATCCGTGGACATCAGCAGCCCAGACGGCCTCAACGTCCTGCGCCACTCGACCGCCCACGTCATGGCCCAGGCCGTCCAGGAACTCTACCCGGAAGCTAAGCTCGGCATCGGCCCATACATCACCGACGGTTTCTACTTCGACTTCGACGTCGACGAACCATTCACCCCGGAAGACCTCAAGGCCATCGAAAAGCGCATGCTGCGCATCGTGAACCAAACCCAATCCTTCCGCCGCGAAACCGTCACCTCCGAACAAGCACGCGAAGCACTCAAAGACGAGCCATACAAGCTCATCCTGCTCTCCAAAGCCGACGAAGCCGCAACCTCCGGCGAAGGCATGAGCGTTGAAATCGGCGAAGGTGACATCACCCTCTACGACAACATCGACCGCAAGACCGGCGACGTCATCTGGCGCGACCTCTGCCGCGGCCCACACCTGCCGAACACCAAGATCATCTCCAACGCGTTCGCACTGACCCGCAGCGCCGCCGCCTACTGGCTCGGCAACGAAAACAACAAGCAGCTGCAGCGCATCTACGGCACCGCATGGCCAACCAAGCAGGAACTCAAGGAATACCAAGAGCGCCTCGCAGAAGCCGAACGCCGCGACCACCGCCGCCTCGGAACCGAACTCGACCTGTTCTCCTTCCCAGACGAACTCGGCTCCGGCCTGCCGGTCTTCCACGTCAAGGGCGGCATCATCAAACGCGAAATGGAAGACTACGTTCGCGACCGCCACGTAGCCGCAGGATTCGACTACGTCGGAACCCCACACATCTCGCGTGCCGGCCTCTTCCACACCTCGGGACACCTCCCGTACTACGCAGACACGATGTTCCCACCACTGACCGTGGACGCAGAACACGACGAAGACGGCAACGTGACCAAGCCGGGCCAGGAATACCGCCTCAAAGCGATGAACTGCCCGATGCACAACCTCATCTACAAGTCGCGCGGCCGCTCCTACCGCGACCTGCCGCTGCGACTGTTCGAGTTCGGACACGTCTACCGTTACGAGAAGTCCGGCGTGATCCACGGCCTGACCCGCGTGCGCGGCTTCGCACAAGACGACTCGCACTCCTACGTGACCAAGGAACAGGCCCCAGAGGAAGTCCGTCACCTCATCGAATTCATGCTCTCCCTGTTGCGTGACTTCGGCATGGACGACTACTACCTCGAGCTCTCGACCCGTGACGAAGACTCCGATAAGTTCATCGGCTCTGACGAACAGTGGGAAGAAGCGACCCGCATCCTCGAAGAAGTAGCCATCTCGACCGGTGTGGACCTCGTCCCAGATCCAGGCGGTGCTGCCTTCTACGGCCCGAAGATCTCCGTCCAGGCCCGTGACGCGATCGGCCGCACCTGGCAGATGGGTACAGTCCAGTACGACTTCAACCAGCCGGCCCGCTTCGAACTCGAATATCAGGCAGCTGACGGAACCCGCCAGGAACCGGTCATGATCCACGCCGCTAAGTTCGGTTCGATCGAACGCTTCATGGGCGTGCTCACCGAGCACTACGCGGGAGCTTTCCCAGCGTGGCTCGCACCAGTTCAGGTCCGTGCGATCCCTGTAGCCGACGTATTCAACGACTACCTCGCAGAAGTCGTTGACCGTCTCAAAGCCGAAGGCATCCGCGCGGAGTTGGACGACAGCCATGACCGCTTCCCGAAGAAGATCCGCAACGCATCCAAGGAAAAGATCCCGTTCACGCTCATCGCTGGCGGCGAGGATCAGGAAGCCAACGCGGTCTCGTTCCGTTACCGCGACGGTTCCCAGGACAACCAGGTACCGGTAGATGAAGCCATCGAGCGCATCGTGAAGCACGTCCGCGAACGGATCAACACTGACCATGCCTGA